A single region of the Pseudalkalibacillus berkeleyi genome encodes:
- a CDS encoding YwhD family protein, protein MKNLFDNDKNNEGNEESKPKKKQGFTILSGDSTDGHGGYGVGTIALNNLTPIFVDPTDEEVFIDMGALHARSSVEKRIKFTADRANTPNPKLYWLVWVMVDSGSEGPFYAGLGACEMQVDAEARRGYKSMPEHVNNMDKALKKRVVADQMDDKSKTLLKKFLIDHNEEFWNRATEDVKKALEV, encoded by the coding sequence GTGAAGAATCTCTTTGATAACGATAAAAACAATGAAGGTAATGAGGAGAGTAAGCCGAAGAAAAAACAAGGCTTTACGATACTAAGTGGAGACTCTACTGACGGACACGGAGGTTATGGTGTTGGTACAATTGCCTTGAACAATTTAACACCGATCTTTGTCGACCCTACAGACGAAGAAGTCTTCATCGATATGGGTGCTCTGCATGCCCGTAGTTCGGTTGAAAAGCGTATTAAATTTACTGCAGATCGTGCAAATACCCCGAATCCGAAGTTATATTGGCTCGTTTGGGTTATGGTTGACTCCGGGAGTGAAGGACCATTCTATGCAGGTTTAGGTGCATGCGAAATGCAAGTTGATGCAGAAGCACGACGAGGCTATAAGAGCATGCCAGAACATGTGAATAATATGGATAAAGCCTTGAAAAAGCGAGTAGTAGCTGATCAAATGGATGATAAATCTAAGACATTATTGAAAAAATTCTTGATCGATCATAATGAAGAATTTTGGAATCGCGCAACTGAAGATGTTAAAAAAGCACTAGAAGTATAG
- a CDS encoding NCS2 family permease — MLSNFFKLKENKTTFKTEIIAGITTFLTMVYIVVVNPGILSEAGAPFDAVFMATIIATVIGTLWMGLFANYPIAIAPGMGLNAYFAYSVVGGMGISYEVAFGAVFISGILFVILSLTPFRKKLIEAIPSNLKHGITAGIGLFIAFIGLRLTGLVVSHPVNLVALGDLHSPTVILTLVGLAITLILMALNVHGALFFGILATGTIAYFTGQLSFENGVVAAPSMPDAFIFGSPITAFTDMFQYGLYAAVFSFLLVTIFDTTGTMIGVAEQAGLMKGNKMPRARQALLADSVATSVGAIFGTSPTSAYIESSSGVAAGGRTGLTNVVVAILFLFAMFFAPLVGTISGLAAITAPTLIIVGSFMLSSLAKIDWNTFDESFPAFLIILTMPLTSSIATGIALGFISYPLLKIVRGKWREVHPLVMLFAVLFFIQLAFVPH, encoded by the coding sequence ATGTTATCGAATTTTTTCAAGCTAAAAGAAAACAAAACAACCTTTAAAACAGAAATCATCGCAGGTATTACGACGTTCTTGACGATGGTATATATCGTTGTCGTCAATCCAGGTATTTTAAGTGAAGCTGGTGCGCCATTTGATGCCGTATTCATGGCAACAATCATTGCAACCGTCATCGGTACTTTATGGATGGGGCTTTTCGCCAATTATCCGATCGCCATCGCACCTGGAATGGGATTGAATGCTTATTTCGCTTATTCGGTCGTTGGTGGTATGGGCATTTCATACGAGGTCGCTTTTGGAGCGGTGTTTATCTCAGGTATTTTATTCGTCATTCTTTCATTAACTCCTTTTCGAAAAAAATTAATCGAAGCGATTCCTTCGAATTTAAAGCATGGGATCACTGCAGGAATCGGACTTTTTATCGCGTTTATCGGCTTGCGTTTAACAGGGTTAGTCGTATCACACCCTGTAAACTTAGTCGCACTAGGTGATCTACATTCCCCGACCGTTATATTAACGTTAGTCGGTCTTGCCATCACATTAATTCTAATGGCGTTAAACGTGCACGGGGCATTGTTCTTCGGAATTCTTGCAACCGGTACGATTGCTTACTTTACTGGACAGCTTAGCTTTGAAAATGGGGTTGTTGCAGCTCCTTCAATGCCTGATGCGTTCATTTTCGGAAGTCCGATTACTGCATTTACGGACATGTTCCAGTACGGACTTTATGCAGCGGTCTTCTCGTTCTTACTCGTTACGATCTTTGATACAACTGGTACGATGATCGGTGTAGCTGAACAAGCAGGTCTTATGAAAGGCAATAAAATGCCTCGCGCTCGTCAAGCACTTCTTGCTGACTCTGTTGCAACTTCTGTCGGTGCGATTTTCGGAACAAGTCCGACAAGCGCGTACATTGAATCGTCTTCAGGTGTGGCTGCAGGTGGACGAACTGGTTTGACCAACGTCGTCGTCGCCATTTTGTTTTTATTCGCGATGTTCTTTGCCCCTCTTGTCGGGACCATTTCAGGACTTGCTGCGATTACCGCACCGACGTTAATCATTGTCGGGAGCTTCATGTTATCAAGTCTTGCGAAAATTGATTGGAATACATTCGATGAATCATTTCCAGCTTTCCTGATTATTTTGACGATGCCACTCACATCAAGTATCGCTACTGGGATCGCACTCGGCTTTATTTCTTACCCACTTTTGAAAATTGTTCGAGGGAAATGGCGTGAAGTTCACCCACTAGTCATGTTGTTCGCAGTATTGTTCTTCATCCAGCTTGCATTTGTACCCCACTAA
- a CDS encoding glycerophosphodiester phosphodiesterase: MVQSHFKKVAFILFSLAILGMLIGYVPEKASADAEEENDVEKVAHRGAAGYAPENTMAAFDKAVEMDSDYIELDVQMSKDGELVVIHDITVDRTTDGSGRVGDLTYDELRKLDAGSWYGEAFKGEHLPTLGEVLDAYEGDMKFLIELKSPSLYPGIEEKVNDALEKRDLDEAEEESVIVQSFDFHSMQMFHKINDEVPIGVLTSNPKDLTAQSLEIFKEYADYVNPSKDEVDRDLVNQIHELDMGIMPWTVRAKEDVQPLLDAGVDGIITDYPDYIPED, translated from the coding sequence ATGGTTCAATCACATTTTAAAAAGGTAGCATTTATTCTGTTTTCATTAGCCATATTGGGTATGTTAATCGGATACGTACCTGAAAAAGCAAGTGCAGATGCGGAAGAGGAAAATGATGTTGAAAAAGTTGCTCACAGGGGAGCTGCTGGTTATGCGCCAGAAAATACAATGGCCGCTTTCGATAAAGCAGTTGAAATGGACTCAGATTATATTGAATTAGATGTGCAAATGAGTAAAGACGGTGAGCTTGTCGTCATTCACGATATAACTGTCGACCGTACGACAGATGGATCTGGAAGAGTCGGAGACCTTACATATGATGAGCTTCGTAAACTAGATGCAGGAAGCTGGTACGGCGAAGCGTTTAAAGGTGAGCATCTCCCCACATTAGGCGAAGTATTAGATGCGTATGAAGGCGATATGAAGTTTCTCATTGAGTTGAAATCCCCTTCGTTATACCCTGGCATTGAAGAGAAAGTGAATGATGCCCTTGAAAAGAGGGACTTGGACGAGGCTGAAGAAGAATCCGTAATTGTGCAATCTTTCGACTTCCATTCGATGCAAATGTTCCACAAAATAAATGATGAAGTACCAATCGGTGTTCTCACTTCAAACCCGAAGGATCTTACGGCACAATCACTAGAAATATTTAAAGAGTATGCCGATTATGTCAATCCGAGTAAAGATGAAGTCGACCGCGATCTCGTCAACCAAATTCATGAACTTGATATGGGCATCATGCCTTGGACAGTTCGAGCGAAAGAGGATGTACAACCCTTACTAGATGCAGGGGTTGATGGCATTATTACTGACTATCCTGACTATATTCCAGAAGACTGA
- a CDS encoding DUF1992 domain-containing protein: protein MGKNDEFFYQDHIGEIIKRSEEEGAFDNLKGKGKPLNLDGDLTYNPDALVNKVMKNNNILPPWIQMDKEIEKLKEELSAYTSEYNIRKTVDEINKKIFNYNLSCPPTAQKRKVKLEDYLKEK from the coding sequence TTGGGAAAGAATGACGAATTTTTTTATCAGGACCATATTGGAGAAATTATTAAACGATCTGAAGAAGAGGGTGCATTCGACAATTTGAAAGGCAAAGGGAAGCCGTTAAACCTCGATGGCGACTTAACTTATAATCCGGATGCACTCGTAAACAAAGTGATGAAAAACAATAACATTTTGCCTCCATGGATCCAGATGGACAAGGAAATTGAGAAATTGAAAGAAGAACTATCCGCTTACACAAGCGAATACAATATTCGTAAAACGGTTGATGAAATCAACAAGAAGATCTTCAATTACAACCTAAGCTGCCCTCCAACTGCTCAAAAACGAAAAGTGAAACTAGAAGATTATTTGAAAGAGAAATAA